A part of Aspergillus flavus chromosome 1, complete sequence genomic DNA contains:
- a CDS encoding AAA domain-containing protein encodes MNLIYCPILAKIDKLSILGVRSFDNTRSETIQFHTPLTLIVGYNGSGKTTIIECLKYATTGDLPPNSKGGAFIHDPKLCGEKEVLAQVKLSFKGTSGAKMVSTRSLQLSVKKTTRQQKTLEGQLLMIKDGERTAISSRVAELDQIMPQYLGVSKAILDSVIFCHQDESLWPMSEPSVLKKKFDEIFEAMKYTKAIDNIKSLRKKQNEELAKYKIMEQHAKEDKEKADRAEKRSIKLQQEIETLREETQQLSLEMRRVAELADKAWRESESYSQVLGTLEGKRIEAKSIQSTIDNLKRHLVELDDSDEWLQSNLEQFESKQLQYEQQEEARKENYMEIKEQIERTRQKLGVKQAEYGKFENDKANFERQVERRRRMTKEIARSNNIRGFDNIQDQNDVDEFMRKVRKLLKDQNQTLDRVKREAQGELREVQTALNDIAQQKSALQETKNAAKRQIAANDKESTTYQGKLNEINVDEGVQAALEANIEDIQSHLDQAKGRAKSASWDKEIHDINSEIRGLEDESSRLNSELIDATKRAGDLARLDHLKKELKERERSLETMKGAHGERLSKFVGQDWKPDTLEQEFQHVLEEESKQVSRAENERDGVSRELEQVEFRLKNTKKVLGQRQKALKECIEEIREAINDEPEEFPEVLKQRQAQLDIARKDAEQYAGIGEYMATCLETVKQSKVCRLCHRGFKSDAELQTFRNKLENLVKKAKRDADDEDVKNLEEDLEAARSASTSYDTWSRFQQTEIPELEKEEEQYVLQRDELLNQLEDRDKIVSEKTEKKRDVEALAKTVNTIVRYDGEIKSIRSQIQDLSSKQQDTTSARTLEDIQEEIAAIGEKSRALKKSLSKLTHEKEQTQTEINNLELQLRDVKSNLDNAKFQLERKSDLLARIEEYKNLNNQQREAIAKADRDIEDLTPELLKVQAKYDDISQRAEAREREMQQTISQMSESVHQLELANEEIDAYNERGGPTQLERSKRELENIEKQIGQLEAEQANITKEINKISSQLKDSENTKRQYADNLTYRQATRALDEVTQEIEQLAAQNAEVDRSRFKDESERRTREHNALAAKQAGRMGEMKSKDDQLMQLLADWNTDYKDAASKYKEAHIKVETTKAAVDDLARYGGALDKAIMKYHGLKMEEINAIVGELWQKTYRGTDVDTILIRSDNENAKGNRSYNYRVCMVKQGAEMDMRGRCSAGQKVLASIIIRLALAECFGVNCGLIALDEPTTNLDRDNIRSLAESLHDIIRTRQAQSNFQLIVITHDEEFLRYMQCGDFSDYYYRVSRNEKQKSIIERQSIAEVGRIPNRFFDFHANGLQVM; translated from the exons ATGAATCTAATATACTGTCCCATACTAGCGAAGATAGATAAGCTTTCAATTCTGGG GGTTCGCTCCTTCGACAACACCCGTAGCGAAACCATCCAGTTCCACACCCCTCTTACGTTAATCGTCGGTTACAATGGTTCGGGAAAGACA ACGATTATCGAATGTCTCAAATACGCCACCACCGGCGACCTTCCGCCAAACAGCAAGGGCGGCGCCTTCATCCATGACCCGAAATTATgtggggagaaagaagtctTGGCTCAAGTGAAGCTGTCATTCAAGGGCACGTCGGGTGCTAAGATGGTATCTACGCGAAGCCTACAACTCTCCGTGAAGAAAACCACCCGGCAGCAGAAGACGCTAGAAGGCCAACTGCTAATGATCAAAGATGGTGAAAGGACAGCTATCTCTTCAAGAGTTGCGGAGCTGGATCAGATTATGCCTCAGTACCTTGGGGTCTCCAAAGCCATCTTAGATTCTGTAATTTTCTGCCACCAAGACGAGAGCTTGTGGCCTATGAGTGAACCTTCAgtcttgaagaagaaattcGACGAAATATTCGAAGCGATGAAGTATACAAAAGCTATTGACAATATCAAATctctgaggaagaagcagaacgAGGAACTTGCCAAGTACAAGATCATGGAACAACACGCCaaggaggataaggagaaAGCAGACCGAGCAGAAAAGCGATCGATCAAGCTACAACAAGAGATCGAAACCTTACGTGAGGAGACACAACAGCTTTCTCTGGAGATGCGACGTGTCGCTGAGCTAGCCGATAAAGCCTGGCGAGAGTCCGAAAGTTACTCCCAAGTCCTTGGTACTCTAGAAGGAAAGCGTATTGAGGCAAAAAGTATCCAATCAACTATCGACAATCTGAAAAGACACCTGGTCGAGCTTGATGATTCAGACGAATGGTTACAGTCAAACCTGGAACAGTTCGAGTCCAAGCAGCTTCAGTATGAACAGCAAGAGGAGGCTCGAAAGGAGAACTACATGGAGATCAAAGAGCAAATCGAGCGGACACGGCAAAAGCTAGGTGTTAAACAGGCAGAATACGGCAAGTTTGAGAATGATAAAGCCAATTTCGAGAGGCAGGTTGAACGGAGACGAAGGATGACCAAAGAGATCGCACGTAGCAACAATATTCGGGGATTTGACAACATTCAGGACCAGAATGATGTCGATGAATTTATGAGGAAGGTCAGGAAGTTGCTGAAAGATCAGAACCAGACCCTAGACCGGGTCAAGCGGGAGGCACAAGGCGAGCTGCGCGAAGTACAAACTGCTCTGAACGACATTGCACAGCAAAAGTCTGCATTGCAGGAGACCAAGAACGCTGCTAAGCGACAGATAGCCGCGAATGACAAGGAATCAACCACGTATCAAGGAAAGCTTAATGAAATAAACGTGGATGAAGGTGTTCAAGCGGCGCTTGAGGCCAACATCGAAGACATCCAGTCGCATCTGGATCAAGCTAAGGGGCGAGCAAAATCTGCTTCTTGGGACAAAGAGATCCACGACATCAATTCGGAAATTCGAGGCCTTGAAGATGAGAGTTCGCGCTTGAACTCAGAACTCATCGATGCCACTAAACGGGCCGGTGACTTGGCACGATTGGATCATCTAAAGAAAGAGTTGAAGGAGCGGGAGCGCAGCCTGGAAACTATGAAGGGCGCCCACGGCGAACGTCTATCAAAATTCGTCGGTCAAGACTGGAAACCTGATACCCTGGAGCAGGAATTCCAGCATGTGCTGGAAGAGGAATCCAAGCAGGTGTCCCGCGCTGAAAACGAACGAGATGGCGTCAGTAGGGAACTAGAGCAAGTGGAATTCAGACTCAAGAATACCAAGAAGGTTTTAGGCCAACGACAGAAGGCTCTAAAAGAATGCATCGAGGAGATTCGTGAAGCTATCAACGATGAACCCGAAGAATTTCCCGAGGTTCTCAAGCAACGACAAGCACAGCTTGATATTGCAAGAAAAGATGCTGAACAGTATGCTGGGATCGGCGAGTATATGGCAACTTGTCTGGAAACTGTTAAACAGTCGAAGGTGTGTAGGCTGTGCCATCGAGGCTTCAAGAGTGATGCCGAGCTGCAGACCTTCAGAAACAAATTGGAAAATCTGGTTAAGAAGGCTAAAAGAGATgccgacgacgaggatgtgAAGAACTTAGAAGAGGATCTTGAGGCTGCACGATCAGCCAGCACTTCCTATGATACATGGTCTCGTTTTCAGCAGACGGAAATCCCGGAgttggaaaaggaagaggagcaatACGTATTGCAGCGTGACGAGCTCCTCAATCAGTTGGAGGACCGCGACAAAATTGTCAGCGAAAagactgaaaagaaaagagatgtCGAAGCTCTCGCCAAAACGGTCAACACGATCGTCCGATATGATGGTGAAATTAAATCCATCCGTTCCCAGATACAAGACCTTTCCTCTAAACAACAGGATACTACCTCAGCACGCACGCTCGAGGATATTCAAGAAGAGATAGCAGCTATTGGTGAAAAGTCTAGGGCTTTGAAGAAGAGTTTGTCGAAGCTCACACATGAAAAAGAGCAAACACAGACCGAGATTAACAACCTGGAACTACAGTTAAGAGACGTGAAGAGCAACCTCGACAACGCGAAATTTCAATTAGAAAGAAAGTCCGACCTCCTCGCTCGTATTGAAGAATACAAAAAtctcaacaaccaacaacGAGAAGCAATCGCAAAAGCCGATAGGGATATTGAGGATTTGACTCCTGAGCTTCTCAAGGTTCAAGCTAAGTATGACGATATTAGCCAGCGGGCCGAAGCACGCGAAAGAGAAATGCAACAAACAATCTCTCAGATGTCGGAGAGTGTACATCAGCTCGAGCTGGCAAACGAAGAGATTGATGCATATAATGAGCGGGGAGGTCCGACTCAACTGGAACGCAGTAAGCGCGAACTCGAGAATATCGAGAAGCAGATTGGCCAGCTCGAAGCCGAACAGGCGAATATAACGAAAGAGATCAACAAGATATCTTCCCAGCTGAAGGATAGCGAGAACACCAAGCGTCAATATGCGGATAATCTCACATATCGTCAAGCAACTAGGGCGCTTGACGAGGTCACACAAGAGATCGAACAGTTAGCAGCCCAGAACGCAGAGGTTGATCGGAGCCGGTTCAAGGACGAGTCAGAACGTCGAACCCGCGAACATAACGCACTGGCTGCAAAGCAAGCTGGCAGGATGGGCGAGATGAAATCTAAAGACGATCAACTGATGCAGCTTCTAGCAGACTGGAACACAGATTATAAAGATGCGGCGTCCAAATACAAGGAAGCACACATCAAGGTGGAGACCACGAAAGCTGCGGTGGATGACTTGGCTCGCTACGGAGGAGCCCTGGATAAGGCCATTATGAAATACCATGGCTTaaagatggaggagatcaaTGCCATTGTCGGAGAGCTATGGCAGAAGACCTACCGAGGCACTGACGTTGATACTATCCTTATCCGCTCCGATAATGAAAATGCCAAGGGTAACCGGTCCTATAACTACCGAGTCTGTATGGTCAAGCAGGGAGCGGAAATGGATATGCGTGGACGCTGCAGCGCAGGACAAAAGGTACTCGCAAGTATCATCATCCGCTTGGCTCTCGCAGAGTGCTTTGGTGTCAACTGCGGTCTGATCGCGCTTGACGAGCCGACGACGAATCTTGACCGGGATAATATCCGGTCCTTGGCTGAGTCGCTACATGATATCATTCGCACTCGTCAGGCGCAGAGCAATTTTCAGCTCATTGTTATCACGCACGATGAGGAATTCCTACGCTACATGCAGTGCGGAGACTTCAGCGACTACTACTACCGGGTGTCTCGGAACGAGAAGCAGAAGTCCATCATCGAAAGACAGTCAATCGCAGAGGTAGGCAGAATTCCCAATCGTTTTTTCGACTTTCATGCTAACGGATTGCAGGTTATGTGA
- a CDS encoding putative vacuolar targeting protein Atg24 (sorting nexin-4): MDQHDDFDNVSWRHEPESDISRPTTSGTDAEESPATSHDANGKRRMSSAHENPQAGPLADAVDLAGIGDGVLECRVDSPLKENDGTKDAYISYLVTTQVSCPSTVLTGETSQTDFKSFQRSEFAVRRRFTDFFFLYKTLYREYPACAVPPLPDKHKMEYVRGDRFGPEFTTRRAWSLHRFLKRLALHPVLRRAPLLAIFLESPDWNAHMRLHTSRTSTNPSDNSGAPGIFDNFTDTFVNAFTKVHKPDRRFIEVREKADKLDEDLNHVEKIVARVARRESDLETDYNELATQFRKLVSLEPNVEVPLQVFAASVEETGRGLKGLKDHTDQNYLGSLRDMEAYILSLKALLKTREQKQLDFEALVDYRNKAVSERDSLATNPSSYYASNPLTSSPASFIRSKMEDMRGVDHEQSRRERVRKLELRIDELTREVESAKTTSEMFDEEVVREVADFERIKAVEFRDTLGALAEKHIDFYQGVLNTWERFVAEMEGDLDENHEGSAPQESSTTR; the protein is encoded by the exons ATGGATCAGCACGATGACTTTGACAATGTCTCATGGAGACACGAACCTGAGAGCGACATCTCTCGTCCTACCACTTCGGGTACTGATGCCGAAGAGTCGCCTGCGACTAGTCACGATGCCAATGGCAAGCGGAGAATGAGCTCAGCTCATGAAAACCCACAAGCCGGGCCACTGGCAGATGCGGTCGATCTAGCAGGTATCGGGGATGGGGTGTTGGAATGCCGGGTGGATTCGCCTCTGAAAGAAAATGACGGTACTAAAGACGCATACATCTCTTATTTGGTTACAACACAAGTGAGTTGCCCC TCCACTGTACTGACGGGAGAGACATCGCAGACCGATTTCAAGTCTTTCCAGAGGTCGGAATTTGCAGTGCGCAGACGATTTAcggatttcttcttcctataCAAGACACTCTATCGGGAATATCCTGCTTGCGCGGTCCCACCTCTACCCGACAAGCATAAAATGGAATACGTACGGGGGGATCGGTTCGGGCCCGAATTCACTACACGGCGTGCGTGGTCGCTACATCGATTTCTAAAGCGCTTGGCATTACATCCGGTGCTTCGCCGGGCTCCCTTGCTTGCTATCTTCCTAGAATCTCCCGACTGGAATGCGCATATGCGGCTTCACACTTCTCGCACATCCACCAATCCGTCGGACAACAGCGGTGCCCCCGGAATTTTTGACAACTTTACCGATACCTTCGTAAATGCGTTTACGAAAGTCCACAAGCCTGATCGCCGGTTCATTGAGGTTCGAGAGAAGGCAGATAAATTGGATGAAGATCTCAATCACGTAGAGAAAATCGTCGCTAGGGTTGCTCGGCGTGAGTCCGATTTAGAGACCGACTATAATGAGCTCGCCACACAATTCCGCAAGTTGGTGTCTCTGGAGCCAAACGTCGAGGTTCCCCTACAGGTATTCGCGGCGTCGGTGGAGGAGACGGGACGTGGGCTCAAAGGTCTCAAAGATCACACGGATCAAAACTACCTTGGCTCGCTCCGGGATATGGAGGCCTACATTCTGTCCCTCAAGGCGCTTCTAAAAACCCGTGAGCAGAAGCAACTCGACTTTGAAGCCCTAGTGGATTACCGCAACAAAGCCGTGAGCGAGCGCGACTCGCTCGCCACCAACCCATCATCCTACTATGCCTCTAATCCCCTGACCTCATCGCCTGCGTCCTTCATCCGCTCCAAGATGGAAGATATGCGCGGGGTCGACCATGAGCAGTCACGGCGGGAGCGGGTCCGGAAATTAGAGCTGCGCATCGACGAACTGACTCGCGAGGTAGAATCTGCTAAGACCACGTCCGAGATGTTCGATGAAGAGGTCGTCCGTGAAGTTGCGGATTTCGAGCGAATCAAGGCGGTTGAATTCCGGGACACTCTTGGAGCGCTGGCCGAGAAGCATATTGACTTCTACCAGGGAGTGTTGAATACATGGGAGAGGTTTGTCGCGGAGATGGAAGGTGATTTAGATGAGAATCACGAAGGATCCGCCCCCCAGGAGAGTAGTACAACACGATGA
- a CDS encoding putative ubiquinone biosynthesis monooxgenase (unnamed protein product), with product MMRPFTRSALRPYVCPSCRSGRLVGRRRFGSKPDQAPDVYDVVCVGGGPAGLGLLAALRASPLTSKLRVALIETQDLQKARAWSLDSQHFSNRVSSLTPSSVSFLKKIGAWEHLDTDRAQEYQEMQVWDGETDSRITFDWSADTSPFENLPTVATMTENANLVRGLLSRIAASGDENISIFSNTTVSSIENGTDHPDGPDLSAWPVLSLAPNGTAQSQLPTRIAARLLVGADGINSPVRRFADIATEGWDYNRHGVVATLSLADPDQVSFPIGTRTAYQRFLPSLGGPVALLPLPNNHATLVWSTTVENAAYLKSLSPKAFIAMVNAAFRLSMTDLKYMMRMERPANSASDYEDLHESELTWRLQHTPQASQVPPMVNGVQEGSVASFPLRFRHASTYISPRVALVGDAAHVIHPLAGQGLNLGMGDVASLSKTIEYAVDHGMDIGDILSLEKYTAERWAVNAKIGGVCDMLHKLYNVPGHGPVAWGRSLGLEIIDRLPFVKGFLMKNAEG from the exons ATGATGCGGCCATTTACTCGGTCGGCACTCCGGCCTTATGTTTGCCCCTCCTGTCGGTCTGGCCGCCTTGTGGGCCGTAGAAGATTTGGGTCCAAGCCCGATCAAGCCCCCGATGTCTACGATGTGGTGTGTGTCGGAGGTGGCCCAGCAGGTCTAGGGTTACTAGCAGCTTTGC GTGCCTCCCCCTTAACCTCAAAGCTCAGGGTAGCCCTCATCGAGACCCAGGACCTCCAAAAAGCTCGCGCCTGGAGCCTCGATTCACAGCACTTCTCAAACAGAGTCAGCAGTTTAACGCCCTCGTCCGTGTCGTTCCTGAAGAAGATCGGTGCCTGGGAACATCTTGACACAGACCGAGCTCAAGAATACCAGGAGATGCAAGTATGGGACGGCGAAACAGATTCCCGCATAACTTTCGACTGGTCCGCGGATACCTCCCCGTTCGAGAATCTCCCCACAGTCGCGACAATGACGGAAAACGCCAATCTCGTCCGCGGACTTCTGTCGCGCATCGCGGCATCTGGAGACGAGAACATCTCAATCTTCTCGAACACAACCGTCTCATCTATCGAAAACGGTACGGACCACCCGGACGGACCGGACCTATCAGCCTGGCCTGTTCTCTCCCTCGCTCCAAACGGCACAGCACAGTCGCAACTCCCCACTCGGATCGCCGCAAGACTACTAGTTGGTGCGGACGGTATCAACAGCCCTGTCCGCCGGTTCGCCGACATCGCAACCGAGGGCTGGGACTACAACCGCCACGGCGTCGTTGCGACTCTTTCCCTTGCCGACCCTGATCAGGTCTCATTTCCTATCGGCACGAGAACCGCCTACCAGCGCTTCCTGCCCTCCCTCGGCGGCCCAGTTGCTTTGCTACCACTCCCCAACAACCACGCAACACTAGTGTGGTCCACCACGGTAGAAAACGCCGCCTATCTCAAGTCTCTTTCCCCGAAAGCGTTCATCGCTATGGTCAATGCCGCATTCCGCCTTTCTATGACCGACCTCAAGTATATGATGCGCATGGAGCGCCCAGCAAACTCTGCATCGGACTACGAGGATTTACACGAGAGCGAACTGACTTGGCGTCTGCAACATACCCCGCAAGCCTCCCAAGTCCCGCCCATGGTCAACGGCGTGCAGGAGGGCAGCGTGGCCTCTTTCCCTCTGCGCTTCCGACATGCATCAACCTACATCTCACCGCGCGTGGCTCTGGTCGGCGATGCCGCCCATGTAATCCATCCGCTCGCTGGACAAGGTCTCAACCTTGGAATGGGTGATGTGGCGTCCCTCTCCAAGACGATCGAATACGCAGTCGACCATGGAATGGATATCGGTGATATTCTTTCTTTAGAGAAATACACCGCCGAACGGTGGGCTGTAAACGCTAAGATCGGAGGTGTCTGTGATATGTTGCATAAGCTTTACAATGTTCCGGGCCATGGGCCGGTCGCATGGGGTCGCAgtttgggtttggagatCATTGATCGGTTACCTTTTGTTAAGGGattcttgatgaagaatgCCGAGGGTTGA
- a CDS encoding histidyl-tRNA synthetase mitochondrial precursor, with product MKSTLSSGLLRSARRAIADPVVVTLRRRALTATAAVRPTALKNIISTSSIHDPTIPHYRHSSSSSSSSNLDSSRPVDTMGKEKNNFNLKTPKGTKDWSGSDALLRDRIFTTIADVFKRHGGTALDTPVFELREILAGKYGEDSKLIYDLQDQGGEICSLRYDLTVPFARWLAMNPDVRSMKRYHIAKVYRRDQPAVSKGRMREFYQCDFDVAGTFDPMVPDAEVLKIVTEVFEELGWQGRYSIKINHRKILDGVFEVCGVPADKIRPISSAVDKLDKMPWADVRKEMVEEKGLDGAVADKIETYVVKKGTRDLLETLLKDEALLANASAKAGLEDMGLLMDYLEAFGVLDRISFDMSLARGLDYYTGVIYEVVTEGSAPAVSSSAPEAEKLQKSGKKSKSKGNADDDDRSNDPTLGVGSVAAGGRYDNLVGMFLPKAQIPCVGVSFGVDRIFSITKARLEREKSAEALRSSEVDAFVMAFGGKGFTGMLKERMNVCQTLWNAGVKAEFSYKVKPKLPQQFKAAEQGGVPFAVILGEDELAEGKVRIKEMGLEDGHPEKEGVLVDLASLPAEVKARVARKRDQASAVTQQLEGLNVNAPTN from the exons ATGAAGTCTACTCTCTCATCCGGCCTTCTGCGCTCAGCACGACGAGCAATTGCCGACCCGGTAGTCGTCACCCTCCGTCGTCGGGCCTTGACAGCGACAGCGGCCGTTCGCCCAACAGCCCtcaagaatattattagtactagtagtattcACGACCCCACCATCCCCCACTACCGCcactcttcttcgtcttcctcctcctccaacctCGATTCGTCGCGCCCGGTAGACACGATGGgtaaggaaaagaacaactTCAACCTCAAGACCCCTAAGGGTACCAAGGACTGGTCTGGGTCCGATGCCCTCCTCCGCGATCGCATCTTTACCACCATTGCCGATGTCTTCAAGCGTCACGGCGGCACGGCGCTGGACACCCCCGTCTTCGAGCTGCGCGAGATTCTCGCCGGAAAATATGGCGAGGACTCCAAGCTCATCTACGACCTGCAGGACCAGGGTGGTGAGATCTGCTCCCTCCGCTACGATTTGACCGTTCCCTTTGCCCGTTGGCTCGCCATGAACCCCGACGTGCGCAGCATGAAGCGTTATCATATCGCCAAGGTGTATCGACGGGATCAACCCGCCGTCAGCAAGGGTCGCATGAGGGAGTTCTATCAGTGTGACTTCGATGTTGCTGGTACCTTCGACCCTATGGTCCCCGATGCCGAGGTCTTGAAGATTGTCACCGAAGTGTTCGAGGAGCTTGGATGGCAAGGTCGTTACAGCATCAAGATCAACCACCGGAAGATCTTGGATGGTGTCTTCGAGGTGTGTGGTGTGCCGGCAGACAAGATCCGCCCCATTTCTAGCGCAGTGGACAAGTTGGATAAGATGCCTTGGGCCGATGTCCGGAAGGAGATGGTTGAAGAGAAGGGCCTTGACGGCGCCGTCGCGGACAAGATTGAAACATATGTCGTCAAGAAGGGTACACGGGACCTTCTTGAGACTCTGTTGAAGGATGAGGCTCTCCTGGCCAATGCCTCCGCTAAGGCTGGTCTGGAGGATATGGGTCTCCTTATGGACTACTTGGAGGCTTTCGGAGTCCTCGACCGTATCTCTTTCGACATGAGTCTTGCTCGTGGATTGGATTAC TACACCGGTGTCATCTACGAAGTTGTTACCGAAGGCTCCGCACCAGCCGTTTCATCCTCTGCTCCCGAGGCGGAGAAACTGCAGAAgtcaggaaagaagagcaagtcTAAGGGCAAcgccgatgacgatgacaGATCCAATGACCCCACTCTGGGAGTGGGAAGTGTTGCCGCTGGTGGCCGCTACGACAACTTGGTTGGCATGTTCTTGCCCAAGGCTCAGATCCCCTGTGTTGGTGTCTCATTCGGTGTCGACCGTatcttctccatcaccaAGGCCCGCCTTGAGCGTGAAAAGAGCGCCGAGGCTCTGCGCAGCAGCGAAGTCGACGCTTTCGTCATGGCTTTCGGCGGCAAGGGCTTCACCGGCATGCTAAAGGAGCGCATGAACGTCTGCCAGACTCTGTGGAACGCCGGTGTCAAG GCCGAATTTTCCTACAAGGTTAAGCCCAAGCTCCCACAACAGTTCAAGGCCGCCGAACAAGGCGGTGTCCCCTTCGCCGTCATCCTGGGTGAGGACGAACTCGCTGAAGGCAAAGTCCGCATCAAGGAAATGGGTCTCGAGGACGGCCACCCCGAGAAGGAAGGTGTGCTGGTGGATCTCGCTAGTCTTCCCGCCGAGGTAAAAGCCCGTGTCGCTAGGAAGAGGGATCAAGCGTCCGCTGTAACACAACAACTCGAGGGCCTTAACGTCAATGCCCCGACGAACTAG